A part of Tardiphaga sp. vice304 genomic DNA contains:
- a CDS encoding helix-turn-helix domain-containing protein, producing the protein MAGDASKKLFVGPRFRRIRQQLGLSQTQIAEGLGISPSYINLIERNQRPVTAQLLMRLAQTYDLDLRDLATADEDRFFAELNEIFSDPLFRQIDLPKQELRDLAELCPGVTHALQRLYAAYAEARRGETLVAAQFADRNEGGHFEANPIERVRDLIEANRNYFPELEQAAETLRDQINESAPDLYAALATRLREKHSIVSRIMPVDVMRETLRRFDRHRRQLLISELVDGPGRAFQLAFQLGLMECGSAFESIVGRAGPLDDTPRRLYRITLANYFAAAVLMPYAAFHGAAEALSYDLQVLGQRFNVGFEQVCHRLTTLQRPTARGVPFFMLRVDNAGNVSKRFSSGTFPFSKFGGTCPLWNVHSTFDTPDRLLKQVIELPDASRYFSIAQMVRRPSAPHGQPQPRFAIGLGCEIRHAAKLVYASGMDLEKAEGTPIGVNCRLCERENCPQRAEPPITRTLILDENTRRVSSFAFSNAREL; encoded by the coding sequence ATGGCCGGCGACGCGTCCAAGAAACTGTTCGTGGGACCGCGGTTCCGGCGGATCCGGCAGCAGCTCGGGCTGTCGCAGACCCAGATCGCCGAGGGGCTGGGCATCTCGCCGAGCTACATCAACCTGATCGAGCGCAACCAGCGCCCGGTGACGGCGCAGCTATTGATGCGGCTGGCGCAGACCTACGACCTCGATCTGCGGGACTTGGCCACCGCCGACGAGGACCGCTTCTTCGCCGAGCTCAACGAGATCTTTTCCGACCCGCTGTTCCGCCAGATCGACCTGCCGAAGCAGGAATTGCGCGACCTCGCCGAGCTCTGCCCCGGCGTGACGCATGCGCTGCAGCGGCTCTATGCGGCATACGCCGAGGCGCGGCGCGGCGAGACGCTGGTCGCGGCGCAATTCGCCGACCGCAACGAAGGCGGGCACTTCGAGGCCAACCCGATCGAGCGCGTCCGCGACCTGATCGAGGCCAACCGCAATTACTTCCCGGAGCTCGAACAGGCCGCCGAGACGCTGCGCGACCAGATCAACGAGAGCGCGCCGGATCTCTACGCGGCCCTCGCCACACGGCTGCGGGAAAAGCATTCGATCGTGTCGCGGATCATGCCGGTCGACGTGATGCGCGAAACGCTGCGGCGGTTCGATCGCCACCGCCGCCAACTGCTGATTTCCGAACTGGTCGATGGCCCCGGCCGCGCCTTCCAGCTCGCCTTCCAGCTGGGATTGATGGAGTGCGGCAGCGCCTTCGAGAGCATTGTCGGCCGCGCCGGGCCGCTCGATGACACGCCGCGGCGGCTGTACCGCATCACGCTGGCGAACTATTTTGCCGCGGCCGTGCTGATGCCCTATGCCGCGTTCCACGGTGCCGCGGAGGCGCTGAGCTATGATCTGCAGGTGCTGGGCCAGCGTTTCAATGTCGGCTTCGAGCAGGTCTGCCACCGCCTCACCACGCTGCAGCGCCCGACCGCGCGCGGCGTGCCGTTCTTCATGCTGCGCGTCGACAATGCCGGCAACGTCTCCAAGCGGTTCTCGTCGGGCACCTTCCCGTTCTCCAAATTCGGCGGCACCTGTCCGTTGTGGAACGTGCACTCGACCTTCGACACGCCGGACCGATTGCTGAAGCAGGTCATCGAACTGCCGGACGCCAGCCGCTATTTCTCGATCGCGCAGATGGTGCGACGTCCGTCCGCGCCGCACGGCCAGCCGCAGCCGCGCTTCGCCATTGGCCTCGGCTGCGAGATCCGCCACGCCGCGAAGCTGGTCTATGCCTCCGGCATGGATCTGGAAAAAGCCGAAGGCACTCCGATCGGCGTCAACTGCCGGCTCTGCGAACGCGAAAACTGCCCGCAACGCGCCGAGCCGCCGATCACGCGGACGCTGATTTTGGATGAGAACACGCGGCGGGTGTCGAGCTTTGCGTTCAGCAATGCAAGGGAGTTGTAG
- a CDS encoding lytic murein transglycosylase, whose product MRPIRFVTALAITAFASPASAQFAFPAQTQPAPTARPAATARPAASPRAAACHGGQNFDQFLAGLKQQATAAGVSPRAIASAAPWLVYDPKIVNRDRGQRVFGQLFTEFSRRMAADYRMQNGQLKIKQHAAAFARAEKEFGVPPAVIAAFWALESDFGAQMGNLPTLPSLVSLAYDCRRSKMFQDETIAALKIIDRGDLSPEEMIGSWAGELGQTQFLPTHYYNYAVDYDGDGHRNLLRSPDDVIGSTANYIANGLKWRRGEPWLQEVQVSANIPWDQADLTIQLPRSKWAAYGVTTADGRPLPNDNMPASLLLPMGRFGPAFLAYANFAAYTEWNNSLIYSTTAAYLATRITGAPRMRTPGAAVPQLSFAELKELQQLLVRAGFNVGKVDGIMGQLSRTAVKAMQVKYGLPADSWPTAELLARLRGA is encoded by the coding sequence ATGCGACCAATTCGTTTTGTGACGGCCCTTGCTATCACTGCCTTTGCCTCGCCGGCCTCCGCGCAATTCGCATTCCCTGCGCAAACCCAACCCGCGCCGACGGCTCGGCCCGCTGCGACAGCCAGACCCGCCGCCAGCCCGCGTGCCGCCGCCTGCCACGGTGGCCAAAACTTCGACCAGTTCCTCGCCGGGCTGAAGCAGCAGGCCACAGCCGCCGGCGTCTCGCCACGGGCGATCGCCTCCGCTGCGCCATGGCTGGTCTATGATCCAAAAATCGTCAACCGCGATCGCGGCCAGCGGGTGTTCGGCCAATTGTTCACCGAATTCTCGCGCCGGATGGCGGCGGATTACCGGATGCAGAACGGGCAGCTCAAGATCAAGCAGCACGCCGCCGCCTTCGCCCGCGCCGAGAAGGAGTTCGGCGTGCCGCCCGCGGTGATCGCGGCGTTCTGGGCGCTGGAGAGCGATTTCGGCGCGCAGATGGGCAACCTGCCGACGCTGCCTTCGCTTGTGTCGCTTGCCTATGACTGCCGGCGCTCGAAAATGTTTCAGGACGAGACCATCGCCGCGCTGAAGATCATCGACCGCGGCGATCTTTCGCCGGAGGAAATGATCGGCTCCTGGGCCGGCGAACTCGGCCAGACGCAGTTTCTGCCGACGCATTACTACAACTACGCGGTCGATTATGACGGCGACGGCCATCGCAACCTGCTGCGCTCGCCCGACGACGTGATCGGCTCGACCGCCAATTACATCGCCAACGGGCTGAAATGGCGGCGTGGCGAGCCGTGGCTGCAGGAGGTGCAAGTCTCGGCCAACATTCCCTGGGACCAGGCCGACCTGACCATCCAGTTGCCGCGCTCCAAATGGGCGGCCTATGGCGTGACCACTGCCGACGGCCGGCCGCTGCCGAACGACAACATGCCGGCGTCCCTGCTGCTGCCGATGGGCCGCTTCGGCCCGGCGTTCCTGGCCTATGCCAATTTCGCCGCCTACACGGAATGGAACAATTCGCTGATCTATTCCACCACCGCGGCCTATCTCGCCACCCGCATCACCGGCGCGCCAAGGATGCGAACGCCGGGTGCAGCGGTGCCGCAATTGTCATTCGCCGAATTGAAGGAGCTGCAGCAATTGCTGGTGCGCGCCGGCTTCAATGTCGGCAAGGTCGACGGCATAATGGGGCAGCTCAGCCGCACCGCGGTGAAGGCGATGCAGGTCAAGTACGGCCTGCCGGCGGATTCCTGGCCGACCGCCGAATTGCTGGCGCGGCTGCGCGGCGCCTGA
- a CDS encoding type II toxin-antitoxin system RelB/DinJ family antitoxin: MATKPQTVSTAKRQAKPPLKAVAVRKPAKSGFINARIEPKLKKSAEAVLDKIGLSTTDALTIFFKQVVAHKGMPFEVKVPNRETIKAMRDAEAGRTESFTGTAEQLFAHVLGKKRR; this comes from the coding sequence ATGGCTACGAAACCGCAAACTGTCTCGACCGCCAAACGGCAAGCCAAGCCGCCGTTGAAGGCGGTCGCCGTTCGCAAGCCTGCCAAGAGCGGCTTCATCAACGCGCGCATCGAGCCGAAGCTGAAAAAGAGCGCCGAGGCGGTGCTCGACAAGATCGGTCTGTCGACCACCGATGCCCTGACGATCTTCTTCAAGCAGGTCGTCGCCCACAAGGGCATGCCGTTCGAAGTAAAGGTCCCCAATCGCGAGACCATCAAGGCGATGCGGGACGCCGAGGCTGGTCGGACGGAGAGTTTTACCGGTACGGCTGAGCAACTGTTCGCTCACGTTCTCGGCAAGAAACGCCGCTAA
- a CDS encoding HNH endonuclease: MGFGVFIHRTDSIYDDSPAEKYQFHSQYLSRAQTFVGDWIVYYEPRKVDATRGYFAIAKVQQIIPDPSATGMYLALIEPSSYLDFATPVAFTNADGVIERGILNDQGRISGRAQSAVRPISPDDFERIVTLGLDENVQILPRIGETSSFPQLDEIQAPFQYEEPRDRLNYLTSRIVRDRAFRRVILDAYDRRCAVTGLKLINGGGRAEVDAAHIRPVEANGPDTVNNGIALSGTAHWMFDRGLIGLSDELEILISRQVNDYETIRALVNKTGFALAPQRISHRPHPHFLNWHRENCFKH, encoded by the coding sequence ATGGGATTTGGGGTCTTCATCCATCGGACGGATTCGATTTACGACGACAGCCCGGCTGAGAAATATCAATTCCACAGCCAGTATCTGAGTCGAGCGCAAACGTTCGTCGGTGACTGGATCGTCTATTATGAGCCGCGTAAGGTCGACGCGACGCGCGGCTACTTTGCCATCGCGAAGGTTCAACAGATCATTCCCGATCCATCAGCTACGGGCATGTACTTGGCCTTGATCGAGCCGTCGAGTTATCTCGATTTCGCAACACCTGTTGCATTTACTAATGCTGATGGCGTCATTGAGCGCGGCATCCTCAATGACCAAGGTCGTATTTCGGGAAGGGCCCAATCCGCGGTCCGTCCAATCAGCCCTGACGATTTCGAGCGCATAGTCACGCTCGGACTAGATGAGAACGTTCAAATTCTACCGAGGATTGGCGAGACATCATCTTTTCCGCAGCTTGACGAAATTCAGGCTCCTTTCCAGTACGAGGAGCCCCGAGATCGATTAAATTATCTCACGTCAAGGATCGTGCGCGACCGGGCCTTTCGCCGCGTTATCCTGGATGCTTACGACCGCCGATGTGCAGTGACTGGGCTAAAGCTAATCAATGGTGGTGGAAGAGCGGAGGTGGACGCGGCCCATATCCGACCAGTCGAAGCAAATGGCCCGGACACCGTGAACAATGGGATCGCACTTTCGGGCACGGCTCACTGGATGTTCGATCGCGGTCTGATTGGGCTTTCGGACGAACTGGAAATATTGATTTCGCGACAGGTCAACGATTACGAAACCATACGCGCTCTGGTTAATAAAACCGGCTTTGCGTTAGCTCCGCAACGCATCTCCCATCGCCCGCACCCGCATTTCTTGAACTGGCATCGGGAAAATTGCTTCAAGCATTAG
- a CDS encoding type II toxin-antitoxin system YafQ family toxin, giving the protein MPHRTDWLLIYQTDATRVLLVRTGTHADLFDE; this is encoded by the coding sequence ATGCCACATCGAACCGACTGGCTGCTAATCTACCAGACGGACGCCACCCGCGTGCTGCTGGTCAGAACGGGCACCCATGCCGATCTGTTCGACGAATGA
- a CDS encoding type II toxin-antitoxin system YafQ family toxin encodes MKTLDQTGSFKRDLKRVTKRGYDLSKLATVLNLLQANSPLPISNRPHSLKGRWKGFFECHIEPTGC; translated from the coding sequence ATGAAGACGCTGGACCAGACCGGTTCATTCAAGCGCGATCTGAAGCGGGTCACGAAGCGTGGCTACGATCTCTCGAAGCTGGCAACGGTCTTAAATCTTCTGCAAGCCAACAGCCCGCTGCCTATCTCCAATCGACCGCATTCGCTGAAAGGCCGATGGAAGGGCTTTTTCGAATGCCACATCGAACCGACTGGCTGCTAA